From the genome of Desulfovibrio inopinatus DSM 10711, one region includes:
- a CDS encoding transketolase family protein, whose protein sequence is MRKKCLNMVHELARKDQRVCFIGSDLGFKTLDTFRQEFPERFFMEGVSEANVVGMAAGLAMDGRVVYVNTIATFLTRRALDQVAIDLCQHKVNVRLIGNGGGLVYAPLGSTHLALEDITLMRCLPNMTVVCPCDADEMERFMLQTGDYSGPIYIRLGKGYDPIVSKEENGFTIGKGIAYRQGDDLLLVTTGVTLQQAVTAAEELEKDGISAGILHMHTVKPFDAELLIHMAASGKPIISIEEHTLNGGLGSAVAETLVDNFAGNRLLRLGIPDIFPDYYGSQNDLMHRLGIDAAGILQAAKRLLDR, encoded by the coding sequence ATGAGAAAAAAATGTCTCAATATGGTCCATGAGCTGGCCCGAAAAGACCAACGGGTCTGCTTTATCGGTTCGGATCTTGGGTTTAAAACCCTCGATACATTCCGCCAAGAGTTCCCCGAACGCTTTTTCATGGAAGGCGTCAGTGAGGCGAATGTCGTTGGCATGGCCGCTGGTTTGGCAATGGATGGCCGCGTCGTCTACGTCAATACGATTGCCACCTTCCTGACTCGCCGCGCCCTCGATCAAGTCGCCATTGATCTCTGTCAGCACAAGGTCAATGTTCGCCTTATCGGCAACGGCGGTGGGCTTGTTTACGCTCCATTGGGGTCGACACACTTGGCCCTGGAAGACATCACGCTCATGCGTTGTCTCCCAAACATGACTGTAGTTTGCCCCTGCGATGCCGATGAAATGGAACGCTTCATGCTCCAGACGGGAGACTACTCCGGCCCCATCTATATCAGACTCGGCAAAGGCTACGACCCCATTGTCTCGAAAGAGGAAAACGGCTTCACCATCGGCAAAGGCATCGCCTACCGTCAGGGAGACGATCTCCTGCTCGTCACAACGGGAGTCACTTTGCAGCAGGCCGTCACCGCGGCCGAAGAGCTGGAAAAAGACGGAATCAGCGCCGGCATTCTTCACATGCATACAGTGAAACCGTTCGATGCCGAGTTGTTGATTCACATGGCGGCATCCGGCAAGCCGATTATCTCCATTGAGGAACATACGCTCAACGGGGGCTTGGGAAGTGCCGTCGCCGAAACACTGGTGGATAATTTTGCTGGAAACCGTTTGCTTCGGCTCGGCATTCCAGACATTTTCCCCGATTACTACGGATCACAAAACGATCTTATGCACCGTTTGGGAATCGATGCCGCAGGAATCCTGCAGGCCGCCAAGCGTCTGCTCGACCGATAA
- a CDS encoding phosphotransferase, whose product MKTQYDWSSLAGEPVKEERLVSKGRNSQVYRLVGMDGKVLLGKRYFSRPQDGRDRLAAELTGLRLVAKAGVNAPVVIATDENAKAVIMEFVHGDAVCTPRNEDIKQAVDFLVRINQPSTRIEATGISLASEACFSGKALEANLYARLGNILATRVECDIFSRVHVLAASLEKYIAQYAERARCALQSQGKSWDEELTPENCVLSPSDFGFHNALRRPDGSLCFLDFEYFGWDDPAKTLCDFVQHPAMHMNTEQKTSFIRLFADVFGHMAFTARAREFFPLFRLKWCFIFLNEFVAQDRARREFAGCLEDSSRDAILEQQLGKSQKYMETLHEKDEWFRSVLA is encoded by the coding sequence ATGAAAACGCAATATGATTGGTCTTCCCTGGCGGGAGAACCCGTGAAGGAAGAGCGCCTTGTTTCCAAGGGACGCAACAGCCAAGTCTATCGTCTTGTCGGCATGGATGGAAAAGTGCTTCTTGGGAAACGCTATTTCTCCCGACCGCAAGACGGCCGAGACAGGCTCGCGGCTGAATTGACGGGGTTGCGTCTCGTTGCCAAAGCCGGGGTGAATGCGCCCGTCGTGATCGCCACGGACGAGAACGCGAAAGCTGTTATCATGGAATTTGTGCATGGTGATGCCGTGTGTACGCCGCGAAACGAAGACATCAAGCAGGCTGTGGATTTTCTCGTGCGGATCAACCAGCCCTCCACCCGCATCGAGGCGACAGGCATTTCACTTGCTTCCGAAGCATGTTTTTCCGGAAAAGCACTGGAAGCAAACCTCTACGCACGGCTTGGCAATATCCTTGCTACCCGTGTGGAATGCGATATTTTTTCTCGGGTCCACGTCCTCGCTGCCTCCCTTGAGAAATATATTGCTCAATATGCTGAACGCGCGCGATGCGCGTTGCAGTCTCAGGGAAAAAGCTGGGATGAGGAACTCACGCCTGAAAATTGTGTCTTATCGCCCTCGGATTTTGGATTTCATAATGCCTTACGTCGTCCCGATGGCAGCTTATGCTTTTTGGATTTTGAATATTTCGGCTGGGATGACCCGGCAAAAACGCTCTGCGATTTCGTCCAGCATCCTGCTATGCATATGAACACAGAGCAAAAAACGTCTTTTATTCGCCTTTTTGCCGATGTCTTCGGACACATGGCGTTTACGGCGCGTGCGCGGGAATTCTTTCCTCTCTTCCGTTTGAAGTGGTGCTTTATTTTTCTCAATGAATTCGTGGCTCAAGATAGAGCGCGAAGAGAGTTCGCCGGCTGCCTGGAAGACTCGTCCAGAGACGCCATCCTCGAACAGCAATTGGGCAAATCCCAAAAGTACATGGAAACTCTACATGAAAAAGATGAATGGTTTCGCTCAGTCTTGGCATGA
- a CDS encoding transketolase: MKKMNGFAQSWHDKAMAAPLDDRSRELRRDVIKILECSRRGHLGSSLSLIEVLRVLYDDILRFDPARPDWPERDRCILSKGHGCIPLYVFLAEKGFFPKSELASFCQYEGLLGGHPDATKIPGVEASTGSLGHGLSIGVGMALSARLDKRDSKVFVIVGDGECNEGSVWEACMSAGVNALDNLCLLVDYNKYQSYDATCCVQDLEPLADKFESFRMATRHVNGHNVAELQETLRQVPFEKGRPSAIICHTVKGKGISFAENNLEWHHKSSISDEMMKSISCALDEAP, encoded by the coding sequence ATGAAAAAGATGAATGGTTTCGCTCAGTCTTGGCATGACAAGGCCATGGCCGCCCCGTTGGATGATCGATCTCGGGAACTGCGCCGGGACGTGATCAAAATACTTGAATGCAGCCGTCGTGGTCATCTGGGGTCTTCGCTTTCTCTCATTGAGGTGCTCCGGGTGCTCTACGATGATATTCTGCGCTTTGATCCTGCCCGGCCCGACTGGCCCGAACGTGATCGGTGCATTCTCAGCAAGGGGCATGGCTGCATTCCGCTGTATGTCTTCTTGGCTGAAAAGGGATTCTTCCCCAAGTCCGAACTTGCGTCTTTCTGCCAATATGAAGGCCTTCTCGGTGGACATCCCGACGCCACCAAAATTCCCGGTGTCGAGGCCAGCACGGGCAGTCTGGGACACGGACTTTCCATCGGCGTAGGTATGGCATTAAGCGCCCGTTTGGACAAAAGAGATTCCAAGGTCTTCGTCATTGTCGGTGACGGGGAATGTAACGAAGGCAGCGTGTGGGAAGCCTGCATGAGTGCTGGTGTGAACGCCTTGGATAATCTTTGTCTTCTTGTCGATTACAATAAATACCAATCGTATGATGCCACATGCTGCGTGCAGGACCTGGAGCCGCTGGCGGACAAATTTGAGAGTTTCCGCATGGCCACACGGCATGTCAATGGACATAATGTTGCCGAACTGCAAGAGACCCTCCGGCAGGTTCCCTTTGAAAAGGGAAGGCCATCGGCCATCATTTGCCACACCGTCAAAGGCAAAGGCATATCCTTTGCCGAGAACAATCTGGAATGGCACCACAAAAGCAGCATCTCCGATGAGATGATGAAATCGATATCCTGTGCACTGGACGAAGCGCCTTAG